The DNA region GCTCATGCAGCAGGTTTTTCCGATTCGGCTCATTTTTCCAGAACATTCAAAGAAAATTTTGGATTTATCCCTTCTTTATTTTTTGGACATCTCAAAACAGCAGAAGTTCGCTTCTGTGAACCAAACGAAATTCTTTAATAATTTTTAATAATACCGGAATCATTCAAGCAGAGATATTTATAATTTGTTATTCTCTTTTTCTACCAAGGAAAAGAAAAACCAATGCCCTTAACCAAAGAAAGAGGATTGTTTTCCAAACTCTCCTCGAAATTTTCAAAATTAAATTCTGAATCAATCAGAATTCCTACACCAGAACAGAAAGCCGGCTTTTTAAAAGCTCAAAAACTTGCTTATGATTGTGTTACCACAGTTGAAAAACAATTGGTTCCCGGTTGGACAGAAAAACAAACCGCCAAACGTATGGATGAATTTTTACGGGATCATGGGGTTAAAGTATTTTTACATAGACCTTTTGCTTGGTTCGGCGAACACGCAAGATTCGATGGATACAAACGTTTCACTCAATTCCATCCTGGCAAAAAAATCTTAAAGGAAGAAGAATCTTTTATTCTAGACGTTTCACCTGTGGTAGATGGTTACATCGGCGATATTGGATATTCATCATCGCTAATCAAAAATTCTGAACTCGATAAAGGTATGGATTATCTATTACAACTTCGAAATGAAATTCCAAACTATTTTAGTTCACCTATGACTCCTTCTGAAATTTGGTGGAAAATTGATTCCGATGCAAAAAATGCCGGATTCGATAATGTACATGCATTGTATCCTTTTGCAGTACTAGGCCATCGTGTTTATAAAGTAAACCTTCCCAATATTTCCTTTCCTTTGTTGCCAATTAGTTTTGCAAGTTGGTTTAGTTTACAAGGATCTTACGAATTTCTATCACACAAAGTTTTGCCAGAACTCTTAACTCCTGATCATGAAGGAGATAAAGTTGGACTTTGGGCCATCGAACCACATTTAGGAAGAGGGAAAACTGGTTTTAAATTTGAAGAAATCTTAGTAGTGGAAAAAGACAAAGCCTATTGGTTAGACGACGATGTCCCACATGTAAACAAATACAAAACACAAAAGGAAACAATATGAAATTTTTATTTTCTATAAACTCTATCTATTTAATTATCTTTTTTCTATTCATTGGATGTAATTCCGGTAATATCAAAATTGGTGCAGCCTATAAACTAGGAAAAGTTCCTGATTCAATTCTAGAAGTAAACCAACCAGATCCCTTTTTGAACCATTTAAAAATCGACTTTCCTGAGTTACCTGGTCATGACGATCTTATCTTCGATAACAAAAATCAAATTGCTTATGCTTCCGGAATGGATGGATGGATTTGGAAATTAGATTTCAAAACAAAATCAGCAGAAGCTTGGGTAAAACCACCGGTGAATCCAGCCGGATTACAATTTTCAAACAAATCCAATGAATCCATACTCGCTTGTGCTTCAAGACTTGGTGGAGTTAATTATGAAGCAAACAATCGTGTTGGTTTATATGAAATTAATATCAAAACAAAATCAGTGGTTCCGCTTTTACTAAACCTACCTAATTTAGAAAAATCAGATTTTGAAACAGTTTATCCAGAAACAAAAAGACCGACCTTCTCTCTTCGAAATTTAAACGAATCCAATTCAAGAGCCTTCTCCCTATGTAATGATCTCGCCGTATCTAAAGATGGAAATCGAATTTATATTTCCGAACCATTTGAAAGACCTAATGCAGCAATGGGAAGTGGTGCCGTTCCCGAGGCGATTGGACTTTATCCTCATGGAAAACTTTGGATGTATGATAGAAAACAAAATACAGTTTCTCTCATCATGAGTGGATTTACTTTTGTTGATGGCATCGTCATTGCCGATCATTCCTCTTCTAAAGAAGAATCAGTCATCATCACGGAAACAACAAAGTTCAGAATTATCAAAGCAAACATCAGTGGCAAACAAGAAGGAACATTTGAAATTTTATTCGAAAATCTTCCGGGACTTGCGGATGGTTTAGAAAGAGATTCATTAGGTAGAATTTGGGTTGGGATCATCAAACCTCGTTCGGGTCTTATTAATTTTGTTCATAACAACCCGTGGCTAAAACCATTGTTATTATCGATTCCCCAACAAATCCTTCCCATCGCCAAAAAAACAGGGATTCTACTACTTGATCCATCCGGTAAAAAAGCTCTATATTATTCAATGCATGATGGTTCCAAAATCAAAGATATCTCCGTGGCAGTTCCCAATTTGAATTCTCTTTATTTTCCATCCTTTGACGCAACCTCTAGAGGATTATATTCCATCCCTACCGATAGTTTAAAGTTAGGTGACAACTAAAATGAAAAAAAATATTATAAACTCTTCTTCATTCCATAACTATAGAAACTCAAGTCCGATCGTTATATTCTTTGTATGTTTGATTTTATTTTCTTGCAGAACACCAGAAGAATATTTTAAAAATCAAATCAAAGGCCCTGTTGATCTTCCTTACAATCCTTCCATAGAATCAATCAAATCTGAAGGTGATCCCATCAAACAAAATATAACAATTAGTGGATCAAATTTACCGGCGCAGGATGAAATCCTTCTCCAGGAAGATTTAGGCAGAGCCTTTGTCGCTTCGATTGATGGATGGATTTGGAAAGTTGATCTAACCACTAACCTAGCGGAACCATTTGTGAAAACTCCGCTTCTACCTGGTGGTATGGTGTTTCATCCAAAAAATCAAGATATCATTTATATGTGTTTGTCACGTGGAAAACAACATGAAAGTAACCTCAACGAAACACCTGGAATTTACGAACTCACTATTTCCACAAAACAAATTCGTAAAATCGGCACACGAGTTCCCCTTGTAGACAAAACTAAAGAACCATCCAATGATCAAATTGGTATTTTTTATTCCAAAGGAAAAGAAACTAAAATCCCAATCAGCGAGTTAAATAATACTAACAGCCGCAATGTGGAAAAAGCAGACGACTTGGCGATTAGTAAAGACGGAGAAAGGATCTATTTCACAGAACCCTACGACCATCCAAATGCAATCCTTGGCGTGAGCATACAATCAAAACAAGAAGTTCTCACATTAGGACGAAATGGACATCTTTGGAAATATGATTTAAAAGATAACACCGCAAGCTTGATAGCACACCAGTATACTTACTTGGATGGAATTTTATTGGAATACTCGCAAAAAGAAAGCGAACAAGAATCCTCTATCTTACTGAATGAACTTTCAAAATCCAGACTCATTCGATTACACTTAAGCGGCGATAAATCCGGAAAAGACGAACTAGTCATCGAAGGCCTTCCTGGATTTCCCGATGGTATGGATAGAGATCCAAGCGGACGGATTTGGATTGCCATCCCCGTAGAAAGATCCAAACTCATTACTTGGTTACACAAACATCCATTTTGGAAACGTCTCGTTCTCTACATCCCTGAAAAACTACAACCCGTATCAAAAAAAACAAGTATCATCGCACTTTCACCTAACGGAACAAATCCGATATACTACTCAGTCCACGACGGAAGTTTATTTTCCTATATCATCGTTGTTGTGCCAGGAAAAGAAAAACTATACCTAGCTGTTTACCAAGATGGTTTCAAAGGATTTGTTACAATGCCATATCCTAACAATTTATAGGTGATATTTAGGTGCCTCGCAATTGGTTCGTAAACCCTTATCATTACTACAAAGCGATCCCGCTCTCCGTTCCAATCTTTCCCTTCGGGAAAGGATTTCCACTGCGATCGGTGGCGGGAAAAATTCCAATACAAACACGACTCAAATAGAGAGAAATATGAACTTTCTAGAACTAAAAATTTTTAGATTTCAGAAAGAAATTTCCTTTTTCTAAAGACTGTGATATTTGGAACTCATTGGGAGGCGGGTCTAGTTCCCCACCCTCTAATCGGGCGGGGATACTCATATCCAATCCTGTACACGCGAATACAAACACCCAAATCCCACTTGACCAAATTTTGATTTCGATTCTAATTCCACCACCTATGAAAAAAATATCCCGATTCCTTTTGATCACCTTTCTTTCCTTAGTGGGCTTTCTCGGTCTCTTGGTCACAACTATCTATACGATTAGTTCCATACGGATGAACAAAACCTACGAAGTAAAACCTGTCCCCATTCCCAAATTTACGAAACCCTTAGACATCGCCGAAGGAAAACGCCTCTACCAATCCAGAGGATGTGGTGATTGCCATGACGTAGATGGAAGTGGAAAAACATTCATTCAGGATCCAGCTATCGGAACTCTATCCGGAGCTAACTTAACAATCGGTAAAGGTGGAATTTTATCAGACAGATCTGATGAAGAACTGGCCATCGCCATCCGACATGGTGTAGGCAAAAACGGTAAGGCTTTAATATTTATGCCTTCGACCGATTTCCAAGGAATGACCAACGAAGACGTTGGAAAATTGATTTCTTATTTGCGTTCCACTCCAGCCGTTGACAAGCCGCAAGGAGATATCAAACCAGGTCCTTTAGGAAGATTTCTATTTTTGATCGGAGAAATTCCTATTTTCGTTTCTGCTGAAATCATCAAACATGACATAGTTCACTTAACAAACATTACACCTTCTGTTTCCTTAGATTACGGAAAATATGTTGCATCAACTTGTACTGGTTGTCATGGATTTAATCTAAAAGGAGGGCCGATCCAAGGTGCACCACCAGAATGGCCACCTGCTCAAGATATCAGCAAAATTGGTTTAACAAATTATACGGAGTCTAATTTTATCCAAACCATCAGAACAGGGAAACGCCCCGATGGTTCAGAAATGAAATTTCCAATGCCTTGGCAAAGTTTGGGTCAACTCACAGACACAGAACTCAAAGCACTTTGGATGTACTTACAAACAATTTAAATTTTCATTCTAACAAAATGAAAATCTAAATTATTTTTCTTTGGTAAAACTCAGTTCCGTTCCATTGTCAAAATCTTTGATGGATTGGAACTGAGCCAAAGAATTACCTTCTAATGATTTAGATAATTCAAACAAAAATCCATTTGTTTTTAAAGAATGGCTACCGGGTGTCCATGATCCTTTAAATTGCTGAATTTCCTTTTCATTTAACTTTAATTTAGCGGTAAAATCTTGTCCGTTCCCTAAAATTTCTACCCAAACCGTTTGTGGACCAGATTTTGGATTCCAATACATAGAAGACCATTTTCCCACAAAAGAAGTTGGTAATTCTTCCAATGACATAGCTCTTTTTTTCACTTGGGTTTTTGGTTCATTCCAGAATACAGATACAAAATTGGAATCTTTCGATTCAGAACCGAGTTCCGATTTCGAGCGAACTGAATACAAAAACAAATCACCTGAATTTCCGGGAAAGGTTTCACTAAAGGAATTTTTTTTAGCATCAACACCAGAAACAAATTCTAGTTTTCCTAACTTCCCTCCACCTTTCATCTGTTTGCGATAAATATAGTATTCAAAACTATCTTTTACAGAATCCCATTTCAAAGTGACAAGTTTATCCTTACCAATGGTATTTGAAACCAATTGTTTTGGTGGAGCCAAAGTCACACCACCTGCTCTTTTTGTAAGTCCAGGATCTGTTTTTCCAAACGCAACTTCACTTGGCTCTGCATAACCTAGATCATTTGCAGATATAATGGTATATAGATATGGTTTTCCATTTTGGATGGCAACATCGGTATCTGTATAACTGGTTCCTGAAATTTCAAATTGACCGGAAGGTTCTGCCCTTTCATCAAACCGATATAAAAAATATACCTTAGCGCCAGGTGCCGCATTCCAATTCAAAATAATTTTATTCGAATAATCTCCATGAGTTGCTGTTAGCTGACTCACTTGGTTCGGCAATAAATTCTGATCTGCAACATCAATCACTACAGACTCGCTCCAATCACCAGATGGTTTGGACTGCACTAAAGCAACCACACGATAAAAATTGGATTCACCAACTTTGGGAGAAGGATCTGTAAAATTTGGTATTTTACTTGTCCCTATTGTTTTCCATTTTAGAGAGGAATCTGATCGCGCAATTGAGTAACTTGTCGCCCCATCCAATGCAGACCAACTTAATTCCACATTCGGTGTCGATCCACTCACATATATCACACCAGTAAGACCGACAACTTGCCCAATACTTCCATTGGAATTTGCTTCAGCCGCAGTAAATCCTTCGACATCCAAAGATGCTAGCGACACTTCTTCCGTTCCAACAGAAAGGATACGATATACATAAGTAGAGTTAGGTGAAACTGAAATATCAGTAAAACTTGGTTTATCCGAATATCCTAAATCATAAAATTCAGATTCTTCTTTTCTTTGAATCAAATAAGCAACGGCCAAATCTTGTTGTTTCCAAGTTAAAACAATTTTTGTGTCAAACTCACCTTTTGATGCTTTAATTTCTGCTGGAGGTGCAATTGGTTTTTTTGTTGGAGTTACATTGACAATCGGAGTACTTTGTGGCGCAGGTTCATCAATAATGGCATAGGTTTCTTGTCCTACTTTGGCAAGCATTGAATAAGACACCCAACCGAATCCTTTGTCTCCCCAACTAGTTCCCCAAGAGTTCTGTAATTTAAAAGCTCCCTTTTTTCCAGATTTGGATTTTTTATCATCATCATAACCAACGATCGTCATGGCATGACCACCATAACTCTGACCACTATTTTCGTCATAAACGGCAGAACCTTTTACCTTATAAAAGGCATCATCAATGATCATCCCTACCATCACAACATTCTTGCCAGCTAACACTCGCTTTATCTCATCTGGGTTTTTATAATTTAATCTTGAGAATGATTTAATTTTGTATTTGAGAGCTTCTTTTTTAGAACTTTGAGAAGGCTGCGTGAGATAGTCTTTATCAGAATAAGGCATACTACTCCAAGGAGCGGCACCGTTAGACTTTAAGAATTCCATTGTTTTATAATAATATAAACCTTTATCTTCTCCACCATTCTGTTGGTTGTAAATAAAAGCAGGTGAAAAAACAAAGTTTCCCTTTCCGCCAGCAAAGGGAGGATCATATTCTGTGGTTTGATCTTTGTTTTTTAACAAATAAGATTTGATCGCATAACCAGTGGCCCATGCGACACAACTATTTTGCCTTCCTTGGTTTCCAACAGGAGGCATCATGGAAGATAAATCGATAGATTTTGGTAACTCTTCAAAAGAATTAAAATCTCTTTTGAGAGGGATACTATCTTGAATTTCTTTGGAACTAGGGATATAACCACAAGAAAAAGTTCCTGGTTTACAGCCGGGGGAACGAACACTACTCGGATCAAATTCTTCAGTAAAAACTGCACTCGTAAATAATAGGAATAATCCGATTATTCTCCAATTTTGATTTAAACTCATGGTTTCATCCTCTCTATGATTTGTATGATGCTTATTTTTTGTTTCTGACTTGGTTTTTTTTTATCTTCCAACATATAGTAAAACTTTGATTTGGTGGAATCGAATTTGAAAGAAACAAAATTGTAACTAACTCCAGTTATTGTCTCCTCGGGAGAAGGTTCGATCGTTAAAGAAGTAATGCCAGTATTAAAAAGTTTCTGCATCCAAGATTCGTAATTTACAGCCGATATCTCTCTCGTTTCATTGAGTATCTGTTTTCCCGCGCGTGACTGTTGCCGTGTGAGTAAAATTTTATTTTTACTCGTTACCAATCGGTAGTGTTTTCCATACCGAAATTCAGGTGCAATGGCTCCAGAACTTTCTTCCCATACAAGTTCCATGGGTTTCCAATTTCCTTTCTGATCCTTAAGAATCCAGGTTTTGGTTTGTAATTTTGTAGTTTTAGTTTGAGCAACCAGTATAAGTCCTGGAAATAAAACCAAACAAACAAAAAATAAATTTCTAAAAAAGGAAATCAAAGTGGATTGATCACATCTTGTTTCCCAAAGAAAACAAGACTTTTTTCAGCATAAAACAGTGTTCGAAAGTAGGAGAAGTGAATAGAGTTTGCAGTTCTAACTATTTCCGATTTCTGCTTTCAGCCATTTTTTCTCGCCAATTGATTTTTTCATATTTTCAATGAGAGCAACAGTAATGTTCGTATTGAGTTTTACCATATCAGGATCTTGTGCAAAAACAATCATTTCATCGATGATATAATCAATTAAGTTCTCTATCGACTTTCTTCCGGAAGGATCAGTTGCCATTGCCACCGTTGCTTGTGATATCGCAGAATAAATAGTCAAACTAATTTGTTTGGTAAGATTGGCTTGCATGTCTTTTGGCAATAAAGATATGGGTTTCATATTTGCAGAAACACGTTCTGAAACTTCTGTTACCAAATTCTGGATTAACGCTTGCAAGTTGGGATTTTGGGCCGACTTAGCAATATTTTTAATCGCCACTTTTTTTAATTCATCTCGATTTTGGTCAATGGCATTCACTAGTTGGTCAAGAGAATTTCCTGACTTCACTTCATTTTGTGTTTCTGTCAAAATTTGAATTGTAACAATGTCAGAAATTTCTTCTTTGATGATATTAGAATAATAACGTAATGTTTTACTGATCAAATCATTTCCTAAAATACGAGTGAATTGATTGGTTTGTAACATCAAATAAATTTTATAAACCCGAACCAAACGAAAAAAGCGGAATGTAGCAACAGGAATGAGTCCGAGTACATCATACCAATGATAAATCGGATATAAAAACCAAGCGATATAAGATTTATTACGAATGGCAATGAGCCAACTAATGATAAATTCAGCCAAAAAGAAAAATAGAAAAGGAGCATCTAACAACAAATAGTTATTTACGGGACTCCCATCTGAGGCAATCGCTCGGTAATAGTTCAAAGAAAAATACTCTCTAAAGTTAGCATTAAAGAATTCAATTTTTTGTTCGAGAGATCTATTTTGATCTCTCCAAAACCAAGCAAAGGCGACTACCGTTGAAGGAATCCGATCTCGATTCAAAACCGGATCTAGTTCCTGTCTTAATTTGATATCACGTGCTTTTGTTTTATGAGTTTGGTATTCATTTTTTATACCTGTTTGAATTTCAGATAAAAAATGAGTTTGTCCTGACATCGCAAAGGGATTGGTTTCTACAATCTCTAACATCCGTTTATCCATCTTTTGAAAAATCG from Leptospira noumeaensis includes:
- a CDS encoding SMP-30/gluconolactonase/LRE family protein; translated protein: MKFLFSINSIYLIIFFLFIGCNSGNIKIGAAYKLGKVPDSILEVNQPDPFLNHLKIDFPELPGHDDLIFDNKNQIAYASGMDGWIWKLDFKTKSAEAWVKPPVNPAGLQFSNKSNESILACASRLGGVNYEANNRVGLYEINIKTKSVVPLLLNLPNLEKSDFETVYPETKRPTFSLRNLNESNSRAFSLCNDLAVSKDGNRIYISEPFERPNAAMGSGAVPEAIGLYPHGKLWMYDRKQNTVSLIMSGFTFVDGIVIADHSSSKEESVIITETTKFRIIKANISGKQEGTFEILFENLPGLADGLERDSLGRIWVGIIKPRSGLINFVHNNPWLKPLLLSIPQQILPIAKKTGILLLDPSGKKALYYSMHDGSKIKDISVAVPNLNSLYFPSFDATSRGLYSIPTDSLKLGDN
- a CDS encoding permease; this translates as MELVWEESSGAIAPEFRYGKHYRLVTSKNKILLTRQQSRAGKQILNETREISAVNYESWMQKLFNTGITSLTIEPSPEETITGVSYNFVSFKFDSTKSKFYYMLEDKKKPSQKQKISIIQIIERMKP
- a CDS encoding c-type cytochrome, translating into MNKTYEVKPVPIPKFTKPLDIAEGKRLYQSRGCGDCHDVDGSGKTFIQDPAIGTLSGANLTIGKGGILSDRSDEELAIAIRHGVGKNGKALIFMPSTDFQGMTNEDVGKLISYLRSTPAVDKPQGDIKPGPLGRFLFLIGEIPIFVSAEIIKHDIVHLTNITPSVSLDYGKYVASTCTGCHGFNLKGGPIQGAPPEWPPAQDISKIGLTNYTESNFIQTIRTGKRPDGSEMKFPMPWQSLGQLTDTELKALWMYLQTI
- a CDS encoding SMP-30/gluconolactonase/LRE family protein gives rise to the protein MKKNIINSSSFHNYRNSSPIVIFFVCLILFSCRTPEEYFKNQIKGPVDLPYNPSIESIKSEGDPIKQNITISGSNLPAQDEILLQEDLGRAFVASIDGWIWKVDLTTNLAEPFVKTPLLPGGMVFHPKNQDIIYMCLSRGKQHESNLNETPGIYELTISTKQIRKIGTRVPLVDKTKEPSNDQIGIFYSKGKETKIPISELNNTNSRNVEKADDLAISKDGERIYFTEPYDHPNAILGVSIQSKQEVLTLGRNGHLWKYDLKDNTASLIAHQYTYLDGILLEYSQKESEQESSILLNELSKSRLIRLHLSGDKSGKDELVIEGLPGFPDGMDRDPSGRIWIAIPVERSKLITWLHKHPFWKRLVLYIPEKLQPVSKKTSIIALSPNGTNPIYYSVHDGSLFSYIIVVVPGKEKLYLAVYQDGFKGFVTMPYPNNL
- a CDS encoding C1 family peptidase, giving the protein MSLNQNWRIIGLFLLFTSAVFTEEFDPSSVRSPGCKPGTFSCGYIPSSKEIQDSIPLKRDFNSFEELPKSIDLSSMMPPVGNQGRQNSCVAWATGYAIKSYLLKNKDQTTEYDPPFAGGKGNFVFSPAFIYNQQNGGEDKGLYYYKTMEFLKSNGAAPWSSMPYSDKDYLTQPSQSSKKEALKYKIKSFSRLNYKNPDEIKRVLAGKNVVMVGMIIDDAFYKVKGSAVYDENSGQSYGGHAMTIVGYDDDKKSKSGKKGAFKLQNSWGTSWGDKGFGWVSYSMLAKVGQETYAIIDEPAPQSTPIVNVTPTKKPIAPPAEIKASKGEFDTKIVLTWKQQDLAVAYLIQRKEESEFYDLGYSDKPSFTDISVSPNSTYVYRILSVGTEEVSLASLDVEGFTAAEANSNGSIGQVVGLTGVIYVSGSTPNVELSWSALDGATSYSIARSDSSLKWKTIGTSKIPNFTDPSPKVGESNFYRVVALVQSKPSGDWSESVVIDVADQNLLPNQVSQLTATHGDYSNKIILNWNAAPGAKVYFLYRFDERAEPSGQFEISGTSYTDTDVAIQNGKPYLYTIISANDLGYAEPSEVAFGKTDPGLTKRAGGVTLAPPKQLVSNTIGKDKLVTLKWDSVKDSFEYYIYRKQMKGGGKLGKLEFVSGVDAKKNSFSETFPGNSGDLFLYSVRSKSELGSESKDSNFVSVFWNEPKTQVKKRAMSLEELPTSFVGKWSSMYWNPKSGPQTVWVEILGNGQDFTAKLKLNEKEIQQFKGSWTPGSHSLKTNGFLFELSKSLEGNSLAQFQSIKDFDNGTELSFTKEK
- a CDS encoding M24 family metallopeptidase, with the protein product MPLTKERGLFSKLSSKFSKLNSESIRIPTPEQKAGFLKAQKLAYDCVTTVEKQLVPGWTEKQTAKRMDEFLRDHGVKVFLHRPFAWFGEHARFDGYKRFTQFHPGKKILKEEESFILDVSPVVDGYIGDIGYSSSLIKNSELDKGMDYLLQLRNEIPNYFSSPMTPSEIWWKIDSDAKNAGFDNVHALYPFAVLGHRVYKVNLPNISFPLLPISFASWFSLQGSYEFLSHKVLPELLTPDHEGDKVGLWAIEPHLGRGKTGFKFEEILVVEKDKAYWLDDDVPHVNKYKTQKETI